The following is a genomic window from Prunus persica cultivar Lovell chromosome G7, Prunus_persica_NCBIv2, whole genome shotgun sequence.
aagagaggaagagaagaggggagaAGGGAgaagaacaatggcttcctcccccctcaaagtggaaaaggctctaagagtattttttgggagaaagggGACTAGGATGGAAAGGTTGCCAagttattttaagaaatattGTTTAAATGCGTAACGACAACATAGAAATACATTTTTTCGGAGAAGTTAGAACAATATTATAACATAATAAAGATATTGCTTATGACTCAAGTGGTGCATGACCGCCTTAAAAGATATTCTTTTAACACGTAACAACAATGTCTTACTATAGTAAAATTcggttttcttatttgatgtgtaaggaataaaagccaccaaaaattatcttaagaaaatgattattccaaaaaatcatttttcatatttagtcaatatttttacataaaacatttatttcatgtatgatatgaatgcatgaagggacctaaggttttttttagtttgtgaaattttgattttttttctttctattgggCTTAATGGGGGGAAAagatttaaatatatttgctAAATCGCTACTCTTTGTCTATCTCTTGCAATTTTTCTTGCTCAGAATGCATTTGTCTATCCTTTTGTCAAGGACAATTATGATTGCAACCAATAAGCAATATAATTCTTGAcatatgtgatatatatataatttttcgtATGTATTGTGAGTTCGTAGTTTTGATTATTTATAATATGTAAGAGGCCCCCACACACATGAAATCTTGGCTTCGCCATTGCCTATGGCTACAGTATGGTGTTGTCGACccagtttttttctttggttttcgttgtgtttttgaagCAAGTACTGCAATCCACCGTAGACGCCATGATTTTGTTGCAGCTTTTGGTCCACTCACAGGGATTTTGCTCCAATTCAGTGTTTGGAGTTGGAGAAGTGATTATTGCCTGTTTGTGTGAGATCAGGTTTTGCCTGTGCAAAATAAGAGGTTTTGTCATGTTGCTGCTACGAGTCTCTTTGATGTGTTGAAGAAGATGTCTCCTTGTTTATGTGTTTATTTTAGTCTAATAATTCTCAGAAACTCAATAGGAGTTTGTTGATGTTTGTATTTAGAGTTCGACTTTTCGGTGTGGATTTGTCGTTACTACTGTTGTGCGGTGGATCTGTATTGTAGGTCTGAGTATAGGTGGCTTTCTCTGCTTGATTGAaggttttaggtttttttggcATGCGTAATTCTCTCCAGAtcaaaccaatttatttttgtatttggtcACTGGAGATGTTGTACTCATTTTGGCATTGCGACTACTCTGTACTTTTTTCTgtgttatcaataaaattactatgtttttatttatttaaagcaAAATGCtatttaaaaagagaaaacccttAACTCTCTCTAAGAAAACCCGAAGGAAAAATTCCCACCGCCGCCTCCTTTTGGGGTAGGTGACCTCATTCCCTACCCACCTCCCTTATCTTCTCCTCTCCTTCCCTCCCTCCCCCCTTTTTTCCCCTcatgattcttttttgttcttttattttgggaTGTGGAATCAGCCGCCATGAAACACAGTCGTCGCTATGAAATAATCGATGTCTTTAAGCCCATATATACAAGGAAGATGTTGGGTTTGGGTTTAGCCAGTGCAACACTATGGGTTTAGCCACTATGGCGCTATGACTCTTTTTAAGTTCCCCTGAAGAATGTGAAACGGTGATCCTTTTTAATTTGGAGGAGACATCAACTGACATTGACGGATCACACGTAGTTTGGAGGAGAAAAGCCCACCTTACCAAGTTGCAAATCACAAGTGAGCATTCAACCACTTAGTAAGGTGAGCTTTTCTCTTCTAAGTTACGCGCAACGTCAGTTGCTGTCTCATGCGTGCATCAATCTTTGTGAGTTATCACTCAACTTATCATCAAttgtgtaaaaaaaatatcatgagTGTTTCCAAATTCCATGTAATTTAAAATGTTGTCAGAGTCCTcctatgtttttttattgacAAACGATAGTAGCTAAGTAAtgctcctcccacaatatctcttagaaaaaaaataatttgatttcaaGTTATAAATATAAGTTAAATTCCTATGTAAAATAGGAAAACTAGGGAATAGAGGCTCCAACTAACTCTAATGTAAAATTCtcaaatatttctttcttattctcTCTATTCATGTATTGTATTCTTTATGAGTAAATTTCccaatttaaaatcaaatacaaTATCTCCCTTCAGTATATCTCACTCAAGTATTGGacattacatatataataattttttttttcttgagatAGAATATTTGCTTGTACCGATATTAGATCCGCAACCTTTACGAATGTGATGTTTGTTTCTTCTTAATCATATAGAAGATTCCACGCAAGTAACACAAGAATCTACAACTTTATTACTTTTAGTGGCGTCATGGCAAACCAAAAATTAGGGTTCATATCATATAGGAGAATAGGAATCAACAAGATATGTACAACTTGGTAAGAATATATGTAATGTGTCCATATCTggttcttctttctctcttcaaaTGAACTTGGAAAGTGAATGTGGGtggaaaaagaataagaaacaAAGACCAATATCAGATgtgctcctttttttttccctcaacTTTGAATCAGAATTGATGTGAACAATGCGCGTGAACGTCTATCTTTATACTATTCCTTAATGGATCAGACCTCAAACAACACAAATCCAGAGAGCTTATATAAATACTAGTTAATGCATGTAGCCTCCATCAACATATCAGAATTTGGAaccatttggaaaaaaaaattatgtcacGTAGTTTCAGCTTTCTCAGGTTTCAATATGGCTCTCCTAGAAAGCCTCCAAATAAACCATCTCCCGAGTTGAGTTTCTCCAAAGAGAGGCAAAGGTCTAGCTTGTCAAGGCCTTCATCCCAGCCAAAAGCTGAGGAGATAAGATATGTGTTCGATAAATTTGACACCAACAAAGATGGGAGGATCAGCAGGGAAGAGTACAAGTCAGCCCTGAAGACCCTTGACAAAGAAATAGCAGAAGCTGAGATTGCCAAGACCTTTAAGGCCCTTGACAGTGACGGAGATGGGTTCATAGGGTTCAAGGAGTTTGCGGAGATGTTCAACATGGGAGCTGATCAGGCACGAGAGGCTGACATCGAAAGTGCATTTCGATTGTTCGATCTGGATGGCAATGGGAAGATAAGTGCAGAGGAGTTGTCTCTGGTGCTGAAGAAGCTGGGAGAGAATTGCAGTCTTGGGGCTTGCAGGAACATGGTGAAAGGAGTGGATACTAATGGTGATGGTTTAATTGACATGAATGAGTTTTCCAAAATGATGGGGAACTTCAAGAAACCAACTGCTTAAAGAgatcatttatataaattttagaTCTCATATCCTATGTTCTGGCCATATATTTAGTCTTGCTTATAATAATACCTGTAAGGGTTGTCTGCCCATGTTcttaaataagaataatatgCTGTCTTCCTTTGCTTTTACCTTTACAAACAGTAAAATAATGACATCCATTATGTTTTGGAGCTAGCACTTGCTAGCCTTCACGTCCAAACTTGGACTGATCAGCTCATGACTAAATCAATCTAAAGGGGATGAATATTGTCAGtagtttgatatatatatatatatatatgtacatatgaTAAAATTGATGAGATTAGAAGTAAACAACGACTACATATTGATCTAGTGATACTTCTCTTTCCAATGTTGGAAAATGTCCAAAGTTCAAATCCTCCCTCTACAAAGAGTACTTAATGTCATTTAGCCATTACGGCCTAATCCACGGTACGAAGAGTCCAAAAGCTTAGATATATGCCTAGAATCAGTGTGCTGAGATGGGCCTGATGCAAATAAGCAACTCTGCACTTCAAAAAGAAGGAAGTTCTTTATGCCGACACTTTAAACATACACGGAAATCAAATTGCTTAACTTTTTCAACAAGGTGCCAGGCTGCAGTGAAACATATGatgaataaaatttgaaacataACTGAAATGAAGAAATGAAAGAGTTGAAGTAGACGAGCTGATATTGATACATATCCAATACAGGATGACAAGATTAGATGCACAATTTGCAGACAAGTATGGATGGCTCTTGAATGAAGATTCTCATCTGTGTGGACAAGATCAAACACTTTTCAATTGAAGTCCAATCTAAAACTAATAATTACAGATGGCACTGACCCAATAGGCCATGGAGGTTTAATATATAACCcttttaagaaaattaaacagcTGTCACATATGCCtagaattttatataattacacTTAACATTGTTGTTCCCATGCCTAGTTGGAAGAATAAAGTTACTCATGGCCCTGAAGAAGTATTAGCGATTGTGCTAAAAGATGCCAAAAGAAAGCCCACTAAAGGCAAAATGAATTCGATTCTCCACTAGTAAAATCCACTTTAAAGCCACTTTAAGAGTCGTGTGTACTTGTACAGAGAACAGAAGAGAAGCAAACAAAGCTTGCCCATCTAGCTACATTTCCATTTTCTATCTTCTTTGAAGAGATTTTTATCTGCTTAGAGAAAAATTCGTTGATGGCCATAGTAAGTTGTTTGCAGGTGCAGCCCGACCAGGAGATGACAGTGGATGAGTTCAAAGCGTGGCTTCACCGGTTTGACAGCGATCACAACGGGCAAATTAGCCGCGAAGAGCTGAAAGAAGCTCTCCACAGCCTGAGGGTTTGGTTTGGATGGTGGAGGGCTCGTCAAGGAATGAAGCAAGCAGATTGCAATAAGAGTGGCCAAATAGACAACCCCAAAGAGTTTGAAAAGCTGGTGAGCTATGCACAGCAGCGTTTGGGCATGAAGATTCTTGAAAATAATTGTTGGTGATCATGCATGGTGTGGTCGACCCAAAACACATGTGCCCTGTGCCTGTACAAGTTGATATCTCTaatccttatatatatatatatatatatgtactgaAAGGAAGAGAGTTCataatgattttcttttgttgtcttgtagtatttcttttcttagacaacaaaaaggagaagattattaatattattgttgCTTTTTTGGTACATCATTACAattgatttaatatttttccaaGTATATGACAACAAGCACGTGAGAAATAGgacaaaaaatagaaataagagGACGGGAGTAAATCTTTGGggaaacataaacaaatttgGTCGCTATGTGATGATTCAATCTAGGAAGAGAACAAAGCAAAAGCTCAGATGGTAGCAAGTTAATGATATAACCTATAGAGTAAAAGACATAGTCCTCAAGTGAGCTAATAAACTCATACACAAATGCTGAAGAAAGTGCCTAGATTAGATTATATCCCTTGTATGCAATGTAACTAAAAAATCGTCACATAAAGAAAGAATAGCATACAGTGACGAAACGAGAATTTTATCACACTCGTGCAATAATCTCACAATAGCAGCCTGAGGTACCTCACAACTTTAGTATTCTCCTTTACTTTTGAACCGCCTAAGAGATATTTCATCAAACATCTTATGATTAATGTTGAAGATTGAGGCGATGATaaggagaaaaataataattgcgtTTGTCCAACCCATTGACCCTGCCGTGAACCGGtggataaaataaaagaaatatcgACATAtatggtgtgtgtgtgtgtgtaaacgGACTTATCAACCAGTTTCAGCCCAAACACTAGACCTAAAGCAAGTTTAGTTAGTATTAGAAGCCCATATGATCCAAGTTCTTTCTAATGTCTATAGCTACCCCAAGCATGGCCTAATGGGCAATGGCCTGGTGGGGGGACCAAACTGATATGGACACTTACCTCAGGCTCAGTCTCAGGCTCAGCAGAAGGGGCCTTGCACGATCAAACTTTTGTGTTGGGGTTTTTGGTCCACACTCCAAGGCACGTGCTTATAGGAATCCACCACGTGTCATTTCCCCATTAGAATGACCcattaggaagaagaagaaaagtgttTTGTTTATTGTCATGGCACCAGAAGAAAAGGTTAAACCATGTGAGTGACAGCCATGTTTTTAGCCTGCAAGTTGAGTACTCAAAGGCTTCCATTTCTCCTCTCTTGgcctctttcttcttcccaaTAGTTATCCTTTGAATCATTGACTTGTACGATAtccaaaatgacaagatcCCTTTGTATTATTCATTCTTGAAAGCCATTGAAGTGAATGAAATAAAAGTCTAATTTCTCTTgttctggctaattaattatataaaaacctAGTTTGCACCGAGTTTTGCCAACTAATGTGTGAGATTTAATTAGATACCCAATATCCGTATCTTCCAAATCAAAGATACAAGTTGGTTGATCATCACTCGCATTAGTtatcaaatattaataaaactcAGTCAACATATCATGTTGAGTTAGACGTTTTCTTAATTGAAGATACCGACAGAGAAGAGAGGTGAATTGTATGGCCTTGTAAAACTCTCATCAACATACTTGGCTCACTTGTGTCTGATTCAGAAATGGAGGGAAGAATTAGGGTTCGTAATGAATAACTTTATTGATTCAGAAAGTAGTTTTTGGCAAATTTAAGAAAGTCGTATTGCACTAGTTAGAGAGCAAAATAGATTTTCTAGAGTGCTAATAACAACTCCCTTAATTTAAATGATAATaaagttttatttatcaaCACAATGTTTACATCTCGCTCAAGCATATGAATAAGCCAATAAGGCAAGGTGACAGCCCGACCCACTAACAAAGATAAAATGTTTTATGCATGAAAAATCATCATTATCTAGTTGTTGATTTAAGGGTAAGGCATCAATTCGACCAAATTAATCAATCGAAATCGTAATAGTctatttagttttgttttaaccaagagaaaaaaaaatcaaacgttttaaaatcaaatcaaaccgTAATAGTTTGGGTTGATCAAATGTCTTACTGTTATACCATATTTCAACTAGTTGGCAATGGCATATTGGCAAACCTCTTTATAATAATATGATGCACCAAAACCCTCCCTCGCCAAAACCCAAACGTtctcaaggaagaaatggTGCAACTGTGTCAGTGGCAAACAGCAAAACGAGACCATCACCAGGCACTATCTtaggaaaaggaaattagCTCTGCACGTGCTCACGTGATCTCTTCCACTGTACAAGTAACCCTAACGCAAATGGCACTAGGGTTTTGGaaatcagaaaaaaagaaaaaaagaaaaaaaaaaagatacatAAACAAATAACACATGCCTCATACATTACATACTGACCACTCATCTCTTGGGGTGCCCAAATTAGCAAATCCTCCTATTCTTATGCAATcttctaattttaatttactATGTGtaatttatatgatttatttatttaatgaaaaggGCAAAGGCAACCCCCTGGTCACGTGGTCCCTTttgaccagtcgatatcgccAGCTCATTCACTGCATACCTCTACTTAGCAGTCAAATCTCGGTCAACCATATGACCCTCTGGAGCCTCTGCTAGCCACTGTGCCTCTCTGTGTCACTGTGACTGTGTGCCCCAAACCTTGCCATTGCTGCATTGCATTTCCTCTATACAtttaaagcttttttgttttacctctttaatatttaatttaccacaaataaaagaagaaaaacccatcttttttttcttttctttttttgtatttttaatttgaaaaacatTGCTGCTCTTGCTTTCTATCCAGCAATGGGATCAAATGTAAACAATCCCGGTAACTCTGGCTGGCCCCAAGTTTATAAGTACCCCAAGCATCTATCAATTTGGACATTTATGCACTGTCCTCCCTTCCCATTCTGTTCCTCATCTTTCATGGccccagtttttttttttctcacttttttctggttctgaatttttttttcacatttttgttATCTTGGCAAAAACCTGCGCGCATGTTTTTCAATATCACTGCTGCATGCCCTTCTTGTGAAAACCCCTGATTCTATCAGCCTGAATCAAGAAAAGATATGctatttgatttttgtgttgttttgtttcagtcTGAAAATTGGTGAATTAAGTAATGATTTCCCtggatataaaaaaaaagtaatgatTTCATGAACAAGATGACTCATCATCATTATTAATTTACTATTataatcttcttctttctttcaccAAATCAATGACCTTCAGAGCTTTGTACTATTTGTACATGCTTGGTACATTTGATGTTGTGCAAGCAAGTTTCATATAAtaaaatgagttatttttaaaatgccTCTTTAACCCAAACAATAATTTCTTAGAATCTTCTTGAaagttatatataaatatatatccaCTGTATTGATCATAATTAAGAATGCAACTAGGGGTGGATTGGTTAGAGAGCTTCTTCTTTTACCGAACTGgaataaaaaggaagaaaagtgtGCTTCTTGGCAACTTCACCCAACATCCAGGGAAAGCAGTGAAACATTGGAGACTGTATCTCTCAAAGATTTAATTGGTCACCATTCAATGCCCAATTTATCATGTCATGACAAAAACATCACATCAGGCATGCatgcataaaaataaatttacaaattacaaatttatgaGTGCATAAAAGATCACCAGTCTGAGATataaatacacacacataccTCTGCTCTGCTCATATAATATCAATAGGGTCacattctttttttcctttcaatctTTTTCCCATGTTGTTTTGAAATCTCATGGCCTGCTTAGACATGTACAACTCAGAGCATAAGGGTCATGGTGGTCATCATCCATTTGCTCCAATGAGCCCAAGAATCTCCTTCTCTAATGATTTTGCAGATGCCCAACATGCCATCAAGCATGAAAGGAGCTCCAGAGAAGCTCCAGTTTCCTCAGATTTTGAGTTCTCAGTGACCAACTATTCGATGATGAGCGCTGATGAGCTCTTCTGTAAGGGAAGGTTGCTGCCTTTCAAGGACAGCTgcaccagcagcagcagcagcaaacaGATGCAGAGGAGCACTACCACTCTCAGAGATGAGCTTCTTCATGGGGAGGATCATGATGATGAAGTGTCATCCAGGCCACCAAAGgggtcatcatcatcaacaagaTGGAAGGGGCTTCTGGGCAGGAAGAGGGCCCACATTGGCTCCAAGAAAGCTCACAGGAATGATGGGTCTGTGGATGGTAGGAGTTCTGGTCTTGTGGTGGTGCATGAGGAACCCCAACATCATGTTAATAATCAGACTTCACAGgtgagaaaattaaattaaattaaattaattcacCCCAATTGAAGTTTCTGTGTATGTAGGCATGGATTTGGAGTTTGTATGATGACATGGTGTTctggtttttgttgttgcaggAGGTCTTGAATGAAGGAGGGTCAAGTTGGAGAGATGTGGAGATTGGAATATAGAGGCATTGTTTTAGGGGGTGTGTGGTGATGAAATTGTAGAGGTGTGGGaagtactttttcttttttccttttggaggCTTCAGAAAAAGGAggatgattattattattcttgtaTTTTTACTACTGGTTTTTGGTTAAACATAGAGGTTCTGACTTCTGTTAGTGGCCGGTTAATCAAATTAGCCTCTATATATTTTCTGGTGTATTTTGTTTCagagtctctctctctgtggttctgaattatttttagtttgtgGATCGGAATTTGGTCTTTTGGCTGTTCACTGTACAAAATGTTTGCAGTTGAAGAACCTGTTGCAATGTCAAGCTCTTATTTTTGGGGTACACGAAACACCTTGAGCATTGATGTGTATCGTTAGATCATAATTCTTCTTCCCACCAAAGTTATTAATTATGGGTTTCACTTGGATCTATTCAGCTTCTTAATTTTAATACAGTTGCATCTACTCTTCATGTTTAGCATTCTTTtgcccagagagagagagagagagagagaaagagacttAAACACCAAGTATTGAAGATATATCAGAACTTGGTCATAGTTGATAAATGTCTTAGGCTCTTTAGCCAACAAAACTTCCTGTGTCAATCTGATACATTTTACATCAGCAGATTAGCTAATAAAAATGTTGTTATTAAGCATACTAAATAATTAGTGCATGAAATAGGGGTAATCTGTCTGATACAGAACTAGGTTGGACAGCAAGAAGAGAAGTTTAAGTCTTGGATGAGCGAGtgagggttttgtttttcgtttttgtttgtCTGGTACAGGCGATATTAAAGTAAGGAGAAATCGAACTTTACTCCTTACAGATGAATGAGGGTTCAATGCAGTGCATATGGTGCAAC
Proteins encoded in this region:
- the LOC18770769 gene encoding calmodulin-like protein 1, with amino-acid sequence MSRSFSFLRFQYGSPRKPPNKPSPELSFSKERQRSSLSRPSSQPKAEEIRYVFDKFDTNKDGRISREEYKSALKTLDKEIAEAEIAKTFKALDSDGDGFIGFKEFAEMFNMGADQAREADIESAFRLFDLDGNGKISAEELSLVLKKLGENCSLGACRNMVKGVDTNGDGLIDMNEFSKMMGNFKKPTA
- the LOC18771569 gene encoding uncharacterized protein LOC18771569 produces the protein MACLDMYNSEHKGHGGHHPFAPMSPRISFSNDFADAQHAIKHERSSREAPVSSDFEFSVTNYSMMSADELFCKGRLLPFKDSCTSSSSSKQMQRSTTTLRDELLHGEDHDDEVSSRPPKGSSSSTRWKGLLGRKRAHIGSKKAHRNDGSVDGRSSGLVVVHEEPQHHVNNQTSQEVLNEGGSSWRDVEIGI